The sequence CGCTGCGAGGAGCGCGGCGGGGACGAGGCTCGCTGCATATCTCATGCGGCTCTCTACCCAGATTGGGCGGTCTAAGCCTGCGTACCGGCGAAGGCGCGCGCATGGAGGCGGTGCTCTTTGCCGACGGCGGCGCGCGCGGCAATCCGGGCCCGGCGGCCAGCGCGGCGGTACTGCTCGAGCCGGACGGGGAGTTGATTGAAGAGATCGGCGCTTACCTCGGCGTCGCGACGAACAACGTCGCCGAATGGACCGCGCTCGTGCTCGGTCTCGAGGCGGCCGCGAAGCGTGGAATCCGCCGGCTGCGCGTCCGTTTGGATTCGGAGCTCGTCGTGAAGCAGCTCGGCGGCGAGTATCGCGTCAAGCACGCAGGCCTTCGTCCGCTTTACGAGCGCGCGCGCCGCTTGCTGCGCGAGTTCTCCGAGGTCGAGATCCGGCACGTGCCGCGAGCCGAGAACGCGCTCGCCGACCGGCTGGTGAACCGCGTCCTCGACGAAGAGACCGAGCCGAAGGAGCGATAAGCGCGCCGTGCGTCGGTTCCCGAT is a genomic window of Candidatus Binatia bacterium containing:
- a CDS encoding ribonuclease HI family protein is translated as MEAVLFADGGARGNPGPAASAAVLLEPDGELIEEIGAYLGVATNNVAEWTALVLGLEAAAKRGIRRLRVRLDSELVVKQLGGEYRVKHAGLRPLYERARRLLREFSEVEIRHVPRAENALADRLVNRVLDEETEPKER